The proteins below come from a single Pedobacter aquae genomic window:
- the bshC gene encoding bacillithiol biosynthesis cysteine-adding enzyme BshC, with protein MEAQYIDYEETRCFSPALIRYIRQDADLKPFYHHPANLAGFKALLANKKVIANRQALVEVLKEQYQAITNQSAVTQTHINQLLQDNSYTITTGHQLNIFTGPLYFIFKIVTAINLAKDLKKEFPHQNFIPVYWMASEDHDFEEINHTYIGGKKIAWKKETAGATGKVDTKSIIQALNEYKGILGLSDNALQLSKMVDEAYTKFAKLADATRYLVNEIFGEHGLVIIDADHPQLKKQFVPIIKQDITKQHSFKNISDTDKALTDIGITPQVNAREINFFYLTDDLRERIIYEGQQYQVLNTAIKFSEDELKQEIENNPERFSPNVVMRPLYQEVILPNIAYIGGGAEVIYWLQLKLNFDFYKVDFPILILRNSAMIANTKLKDKLNRLKLDFKDIFEDIDTLKSRWIKAHSNHILDLKNEWRELECIFERLKLRAHKIDPTLSPSTEAVKVRLEKAILNLEKKLLKAEKKNFADAMSNLDKIKYALFPGGGLQERKENFGLFYVAQGDDFIQNLIQHFIPLDFKFTILI; from the coding sequence ATGGAAGCTCAGTATATTGATTATGAAGAAACCCGATGTTTTTCACCGGCGTTAATCAGATACATCAGGCAAGATGCCGATTTAAAGCCTTTTTATCATCATCCAGCAAATCTTGCAGGTTTTAAAGCTCTGCTAGCAAATAAAAAAGTCATCGCCAACAGGCAAGCTTTGGTTGAGGTTTTAAAAGAGCAATACCAAGCTATCACCAACCAGTCTGCTGTAACACAAACCCATATCAACCAGCTTTTACAGGATAACAGCTATACCATTACAACAGGGCATCAGCTCAATATTTTTACAGGTCCGCTTTATTTTATATTCAAAATAGTAACAGCTATTAATTTAGCTAAAGACCTTAAAAAAGAGTTTCCTCACCAAAATTTTATCCCAGTTTATTGGATGGCTTCAGAAGATCATGATTTTGAAGAAATTAACCATACTTATATTGGAGGTAAAAAAATAGCGTGGAAAAAAGAAACAGCTGGCGCAACTGGCAAGGTAGATACAAAATCCATCATCCAAGCTTTAAATGAATATAAAGGAATTTTAGGCCTTTCTGATAATGCTTTACAACTGAGTAAAATGGTTGATGAAGCTTATACCAAGTTTGCTAAACTTGCCGATGCTACCAGATATTTAGTGAATGAGATTTTCGGAGAACACGGCTTGGTGATTATAGATGCAGATCATCCACAGCTAAAAAAACAGTTTGTTCCTATTATCAAACAAGATATTACGAAGCAGCATAGCTTCAAAAATATCTCTGATACTGATAAAGCATTAACGGATATTGGGATAACACCGCAAGTAAATGCCAGAGAGATTAATTTTTTTTATCTAACGGATGATTTACGTGAGCGCATTATTTATGAAGGCCAACAATATCAAGTATTAAATACAGCTATTAAGTTCTCTGAGGATGAATTAAAGCAGGAAATAGAAAATAATCCTGAAAGATTTAGCCCAAATGTGGTGATGCGCCCACTTTATCAAGAAGTGATATTGCCCAATATTGCTTATATAGGTGGCGGGGCCGAAGTGATTTATTGGTTACAACTAAAATTAAATTTTGATTTCTATAAGGTAGATTTCCCTATTTTGATACTTAGAAACTCGGCCATGATTGCCAATACTAAGCTAAAAGATAAATTAAACAGACTTAAGCTAGACTTTAAAGATATTTTCGAAGATATAGATACCCTAAAATCTCGTTGGATAAAAGCACACTCTAACCATATTTTAGATTTAAAAAACGAGTGGAGAGAGCTAGAATGTATTTTTGAAAGGTTAAAATTAAGAGCTCATAAAATAGATCCTACTTTATCGCCAAGCACAGAAGCTGTAAAAGTAAGATTAGAAAAAGCGATTCTGAATCTCGAGAAGAAGCTCTTAAAAGCCGAAAAAAAGAATTTTGCTGATGCGATGAGTAATCTGGATAAAATAAAATATGCCCTTTTCCCCGGTGGAGGTTTACAAGAACGGAAAGAGAACTTCGGCTTATTTTATGTAGCCCAAGGAGATGATTTTATCCAAAATCTAATCCAACATTTTATACCTTTAGATTTTAAATTTACCATACTTATTTAA
- a CDS encoding Ldh family oxidoreductase yields MEYHIFPEQQLRSFTENIFKAMGCSDEHAQLAADVLIKADLRGIDSHGVARLTGYVRLWEKKRINTKPHIKVVHETNSTATVDGDAGLGLIVAPWAMQVAIRKAEECGSGWVAVRNSNHFGIAAYHTLMAVEQDMIGFAVTNASPLVAPTFSTERMLGTNPICYAFPAENYPPMVVDMATSTAANGKLEIAQRKNTEVPNGWIQDKEGNTTIDPHGLKAGGSLLPLGSDREHGSHKGFGLSATVDILSAVLSGASYGPWAPPFVAFMDPLPNQPGQGLGHFLGAMRVDGFRPKADFKAHMDNWIKRFKEAKPINENQKVIIPGEPELAAEKDRKINGIPLIEAVVKDMNEVAAKFGLPIL; encoded by the coding sequence ATGGAATACCATATTTTCCCTGAACAGCAGTTAAGAAGTTTTACAGAAAATATTTTTAAAGCAATGGGTTGCTCTGATGAGCATGCCCAGCTGGCTGCCGATGTTTTAATAAAAGCAGATTTAAGAGGTATAGACTCTCATGGCGTTGCCCGTTTAACAGGATATGTAAGGCTATGGGAGAAAAAAAGAATTAATACCAAACCACATATTAAAGTAGTACACGAAACTAACAGCACCGCTACCGTTGATGGCGATGCAGGATTAGGGCTTATTGTTGCACCTTGGGCTATGCAAGTAGCCATTAGAAAAGCCGAGGAATGTGGTTCTGGCTGGGTAGCAGTAAGAAACTCGAACCATTTTGGTATTGCTGCTTACCATACTTTAATGGCTGTAGAGCAAGACATGATTGGCTTTGCTGTAACCAATGCTAGTCCTTTGGTGGCACCAACCTTTTCTACCGAAAGAATGCTAGGGACCAACCCTATTTGTTACGCTTTTCCGGCAGAAAACTACCCGCCAATGGTGGTTGATATGGCAACTTCTACCGCGGCCAATGGCAAACTAGAAATAGCACAAAGAAAAAATACAGAAGTACCTAACGGTTGGATACAAGATAAAGAAGGAAATACTACCATAGACCCTCATGGGTTAAAAGCTGGTGGTTCTTTACTTCCGCTAGGCTCTGATAGAGAACATGGCAGCCATAAAGGATTTGGCTTAAGTGCTACAGTTGATATTTTATCGGCAGTATTGTCTGGTGCTAGTTATGGGCCTTGGGCGCCGCCTTTTGTAGCCTTTATGGACCCACTTCCTAATCAACCAGGGCAAGGGCTTGGCCATTTCTTAGGCGCTATGCGGGTTGATGGTTTTAGACCTAAAGCAGATTTTAAAGCACACATGGATAATTGGATAAAGCGCTTTAAAGAAGCTAAGCCTATTAACGAAAATCAAAAAGTTATTATACCTGGCGAGCCAGAACTAGCAGCAGAAAAGGACAGGAAAATTAATGGTATACCTTTAATAGAAGCTGTTGTTAAAGATATGAATGAAGTTGCAGCTAAATTTGGGTTGCCTATTTTATAA
- a CDS encoding PIN domain-containing protein, which yields MDHVLIDTDVILDFFFDREPFVKSAAEVFTLCEKKQIKGFTTPVIICNVYYLLRKIAKHQVIVEKLKQLLTIIDVLQMDKNTIIDSLNSDFKDFEDALQNFSAIHHQYVSFIITRNVKGYQKSELAVFTPDMYLSYFKNR from the coding sequence ATGGATCATGTATTAATAGATACAGATGTAATTTTAGACTTCTTTTTTGACAGAGAACCTTTTGTTAAAAGTGCCGCAGAAGTTTTTACCTTATGTGAAAAAAAGCAGATAAAAGGTTTTACAACTCCAGTTATCATTTGTAACGTTTATTACCTCTTAAGAAAAATAGCAAAGCATCAAGTTATAGTTGAAAAGTTAAAACAACTGCTTACTATAATAGATGTTCTTCAGATGGATAAAAACACTATTATAGATTCTTTAAATTCTGACTTTAAAGATTTTGAGGATGCGTTACAGAACTTTTCGGCTATTCATCACCAGTACGTTTCTTTTATTATAACCAGAAACGTTAAAGGTTATCAAAAAAGTGAATTAGCTGTTTTTACTCCCGATATGTATTTAAGCTATTTTAAAAATCGGTAA
- a CDS encoding DUF6364 family protein yields MNTKLTLTIEEEIIAKAKKYAKSKNRSLSDIIENYLKSLTKETESQKNEHLTPVVKSLKGSFKIANEMDYKKELRDRLQAKYL; encoded by the coding sequence ATGAATACCAAACTAACTTTAACCATTGAAGAAGAGATTATTGCCAAAGCAAAGAAATATGCTAAAAGTAAAAATCGCAGCTTGTCTGATATCATAGAAAATTATCTTAAAAGCCTTACGAAAGAAACTGAAAGTCAAAAAAATGAGCATTTAACTCCTGTAGTGAAATCTTTAAAAGGAAGCTTTAAAATAGCTAATGAAATGGACTATAAAAAGGAGCTTAGAGATAGATTACAAGCAAAATATTTGTAA
- the lepB gene encoding signal peptidase I has product MNFKFWEKNKNKKTPAKKKSAGREWLDAIVFAVIAATLIRGLFIEAYTIPTGSMERSLLVGDFLFVSKVNYGARTPITPIAFPFAHHTMPVTGTKAYWDGWQLPYYRLPGFQDIKRNDVVVFNYPMDADEPLNRPIDKRENYIKRCLAIGGDTLSIDNGVVFVNGKQVDIPERSQTTYYVKTDGSEFNPKALEDIDTDVERVSADEYVFIMPSTEISKVKAFSNVKVFTPMIAQKGEFKQEIFPHDPNLKWNEDNYGPIIVPKQGWTVTLDSLTFPMYKRAIQLYEGNQLEVKGNDFYINGKKSNTYTFKMNYYWMMGDNRHNSLDSRYWGFVPEDHIVGKALFVWMSWNENGTFFDKIRWNRLFMGIH; this is encoded by the coding sequence ATGAATTTTAAATTCTGGGAAAAGAACAAAAACAAAAAAACACCAGCAAAAAAGAAAAGTGCAGGTAGAGAATGGCTTGATGCGATAGTTTTCGCTGTTATAGCCGCTACTTTAATTCGTGGTTTGTTTATAGAGGCTTATACCATACCAACAGGTTCTATGGAGCGCTCTTTATTGGTGGGCGATTTCTTATTTGTAAGTAAGGTTAACTATGGTGCTCGTACACCTATAACGCCTATCGCCTTTCCTTTTGCTCATCATACGATGCCCGTAACGGGTACTAAAGCTTATTGGGACGGCTGGCAATTACCTTATTACCGTTTACCTGGTTTTCAGGATATAAAGCGTAATGATGTAGTGGTATTTAATTATCCTATGGATGCTGATGAACCTTTAAATCGTCCAATTGATAAGCGAGAGAACTACATTAAAAGATGTTTAGCCATTGGTGGCGATACTTTAAGCATTGATAATGGTGTTGTTTTTGTAAATGGAAAACAGGTTGATATTCCAGAAAGAAGCCAAACAACCTATTACGTTAAAACTGATGGTAGCGAATTTAATCCTAAAGCTTTAGAGGATATAGATACTGATGTAGAGCGTGTTAGTGCCGATGAATATGTTTTTATCATGCCATCTACAGAAATCAGTAAAGTAAAAGCTTTTTCTAATGTGAAGGTTTTTACACCTATGATAGCTCAAAAAGGGGAGTTTAAACAAGAAATTTTTCCGCATGATCCTAATTTGAAATGGAACGAGGATAATTACGGACCTATCATTGTTCCTAAACAAGGCTGGACAGTTACTTTAGATAGCTTAACTTTCCCCATGTACAAAAGAGCTATTCAATTGTACGAGGGTAACCAATTAGAAGTAAAGGGTAATGATTTTTATATCAATGGAAAAAAATCTAACACTTATACTTTTAAAATGAATTATTATTGGATGATGGGAGATAATCGCCATAATTCATTAGATTCTAGATATTGGGGTTTTGTACCAGAAGATCATATTGTTGGTAAAGCCTTATTCGTATGGATGAGTTGGAATGAAAATGGAACTTTCTTTGATAAGATAAGATGGAATAGACTATTTATGGGGATTCATTAA
- the dapB gene encoding 4-hydroxy-tetrahydrodipicolinate reductase: MKIALLGYGKMGKMIESIALDRNHEIVLKIDESNIHELTVENLQKADVAIEFSTPATVLANIQICIDAQVPLVVGTTGWYGQLQQVKDACLAANSTVMYGSNFSVGVNIFFQISKIAAKMMNNFSDQYDVGMEEIHHIHKLDSPSGTAITIAEDILEEFKTKKEWVDVNASENNVTQHRPEHLIIESYREGEVPGTHAVIYDSDVDRIELKHVAHGRQGFALGAVLAGEWLQGKKGFYSVKEMYNFNV, from the coding sequence ATGAAGATAGCATTATTAGGCTACGGTAAAATGGGTAAAATGATTGAGAGCATTGCCTTAGACCGTAATCACGAAATTGTTTTAAAAATAGATGAAAGCAATATACATGAACTTACGGTAGAGAATCTGCAAAAGGCAGATGTTGCCATAGAGTTTAGCACACCAGCTACCGTTTTAGCCAATATCCAAATATGTATTGATGCACAAGTGCCATTGGTTGTAGGTACAACAGGTTGGTACGGCCAGTTACAACAAGTTAAAGATGCTTGCTTAGCAGCAAATTCTACTGTTATGTATGGCTCTAACTTTAGTGTAGGGGTTAATATATTTTTCCAAATCAGTAAAATTGCTGCCAAGATGATGAATAACTTTTCTGACCAATATGATGTTGGTATGGAAGAAATTCATCATATTCATAAATTAGATTCGCCAAGCGGTACAGCTATTACCATTGCTGAAGACATTTTAGAAGAGTTTAAAACTAAAAAAGAGTGGGTTGATGTCAATGCTTCAGAAAATAATGTAACACAACATCGCCCAGAGCATCTAATCATAGAATCTTACAGAGAAGGCGAAGTACCGGGCACACATGCAGTTATTTATGATTCTGATGTAGACCGTATAGAATTAAAGCATGTAGCGCATGGCAGACAAGGCTTTGCTTTAGGGGCTGTTTTAGCTGGTGAATGGTTACAAGGTAAAAAAGGTTTTTACTCTGTAAAAGAGATGTACAATTTTAATGTATAA
- a CDS encoding DUF5683 domain-containing protein, with amino-acid sequence MLKPLFFAILLCSGVLCLAQNKDTVSVEKPKIFVKQRLNRDVFSLFKDSTELQSPRKAVLRSAIIPGWGQARNGKWWKVPLVYGGFVGIGLVYDFNQRLYKEFLGESQARSEGRKELEQYFNASDVQIYSAKDFYRRNRDLSILAFVGFYGINMIDAYIDARLATFDVDDDLAIKISPSIYTPVYSFGINQAPVPMLKLTIKL; translated from the coding sequence ATGCTTAAGCCTTTGTTTTTTGCGATTTTACTATGTAGCGGTGTTTTGTGTTTGGCACAGAATAAAGATACTGTATCGGTAGAAAAGCCAAAAATATTTGTTAAACAACGTTTAAATAGAGATGTTTTTTCTTTGTTTAAAGATAGTACAGAACTGCAATCGCCACGTAAAGCTGTTTTACGTTCTGCTATTATCCCCGGGTGGGGACAAGCAAGAAACGGTAAATGGTGGAAAGTACCCTTAGTTTATGGTGGTTTTGTAGGTATAGGCTTAGTTTATGATTTTAATCAGCGTCTTTATAAAGAGTTCTTAGGCGAAAGCCAGGCCAGAAGCGAAGGTCGTAAAGAACTTGAGCAATACTTCAATGCTTCGGACGTACAAATTTACAGCGCAAAAGACTTTTACAGAAGAAATAGAGATTTAAGTATATTGGCTTTTGTCGGCTTTTATGGTATCAATATGATTGATGCCTATATAGATGCCCGCTTAGCAACTTTTGATGTTGATGACGATTTAGCCATCAAAATATCACCTTCAATTTATACACCAGTTTATTCTTTCGGCATAAACCAAGCTCCGGTTCCTATGCTTAAATTAACCATAAAATTATGA
- a CDS encoding ParB/RepB/Spo0J family partition protein, whose translation MTKERKFGLGKGLGALLNDTPDTSYQRQQPIVSESANSGSLGSISKIKINQIQVNPFQPRFEFDEEALKELSESIKLQGLIQPITVRKVGDAYQLISGERRLRATKMAGIDEIPAYIRTANDQQMLEMALIENIQRENLNAIEVALSFQRMIDECSLKQEELGDRVSKNRSTITNYLRLLKLPPVIQAAIRDNHLSMGHARALISVEDSSSQLFIFQEIIDKDLSVRKVEELVRNIKQNGAKKPESAKKVDGVSFQYQKIQDDLSSKFATKIKMKVQPNGKGSIEIPFLSDDDLSRILELLDW comes from the coding sequence ATGACTAAAGAAAGAAAATTTGGTTTAGGTAAAGGTTTAGGTGCTTTACTTAATGATACTCCGGATACATCCTATCAGCGCCAGCAGCCCATCGTTTCAGAAAGTGCAAATTCAGGTTCTTTAGGTTCTATCAGTAAAATTAAAATCAACCAAATACAGGTTAACCCGTTTCAACCTCGTTTTGAGTTTGATGAAGAAGCTTTAAAAGAACTTTCAGAATCTATTAAACTGCAAGGCTTAATTCAGCCTATTACTGTTCGCAAAGTCGGAGATGCTTATCAGTTAATTTCTGGTGAAAGAAGATTAAGAGCTACTAAAATGGCAGGTATTGATGAAATACCGGCTTATATACGTACCGCTAACGACCAGCAGATGCTGGAAATGGCTTTAATAGAAAACATCCAAAGAGAAAATTTAAACGCTATAGAAGTAGCTTTAAGTTTCCAGAGAATGATAGATGAATGCTCTTTAAAGCAAGAAGAATTGGGCGATCGGGTTTCTAAAAACCGCTCAACCATTACCAATTATCTGCGTTTGTTAAAATTACCTCCGGTAATACAGGCTGCTATCAGAGATAATCATTTATCTATGGGCCATGCAAGAGCGCTTATTAGTGTAGAAGATTCTTCCAGTCAGTTATTTATTTTTCAAGAGATTATTGATAAAGATTTATCAGTAAGAAAGGTAGAAGAGCTGGTAAGAAATATCAAGCAAAATGGTGCTAAAAAACCAGAATCAGCAAAAAAAGTAGATGGTGTTTCTTTTCAGTATCAAAAAATACAGGACGATTTATCTTCAAAATTTGCAACTAAAATTAAGATGAAAGTTCAGCCAAACGGAAAAGGAAGTATAGAAATTCCTTTTTTATCTGATGATGACCTGAGTAGGATTTTAGAACTTTTGGACTGGTAG
- a CDS encoding ParA family protein, protein MSKIIAIANQKGGVGKTTSSINLAASLAVLEFKTLIVDADPQANSTSGIGFDPRTIKTSIYECIINDVDPKEAIRKTETPNLDLLPAHIDLVGAEIEMINLHEREFKMKAVLEKIRDQYDFIIIDCSPSLGLITINALTAADSVIIPVQCEYFALEGLGKLLNTIKIVQTRLNPELQIEGILLTMYDVRLRLSNQVVEEVRSHFEDLVFQTIIARNTRLSEAPSFGISVIMHDANSKGAINYLNLAREIIKKNGLSKESPVDQKEVV, encoded by the coding sequence ATGAGTAAGATAATAGCAATTGCCAATCAAAAAGGAGGGGTAGGTAAAACAACTTCTTCTATTAATTTAGCAGCAAGTTTAGCCGTACTAGAATTTAAAACTTTAATTGTTGATGCCGATCCTCAGGCAAATTCTACATCAGGTATAGGCTTTGATCCTCGTACCATCAAAACAAGTATTTACGAATGTATCATTAATGATGTTGATCCTAAAGAGGCTATTAGGAAAACAGAAACCCCTAATCTTGATTTATTACCTGCCCACATAGATTTAGTAGGTGCAGAAATAGAAATGATTAATCTTCATGAACGCGAGTTCAAGATGAAGGCTGTTTTAGAAAAAATTAGAGATCAATATGATTTTATCATTATTGATTGTTCTCCATCTTTAGGTTTGATAACCATTAATGCACTTACTGCCGCAGATTCTGTAATCATCCCTGTACAATGCGAATATTTTGCATTAGAAGGTTTAGGTAAACTATTAAACACCATCAAAATTGTACAAACACGTTTAAATCCAGAATTACAAATAGAAGGTATTTTATTAACCATGTATGATGTACGTTTACGTCTTTCTAACCAAGTGGTAGAAGAAGTGCGTTCTCATTTTGAAGATTTAGTTTTCCAAACCATTATAGCTAGAAACACAAGATTAAGCGAGGCGCCAAGTTTTGGTATTTCTGTGATTATGCATGATGCTAACTCTAAAGGCGCTATAAACTATTTAAATCTTGCCCGCGAGATTATCAAAAAGAATGGTTTATCAAAAGAAAGTCCGGTTGATCAAAAAGAAGTAGTATAA
- a CDS encoding NADPH-dependent FMN reductase, giving the protein MTLIISATNRLNSNTLKVAKYYQKILKAKGTEASVLSLTDLPENLIVSDLYGKRSADFQNIQQLVSAADKFLFVIPEYNGSFPGVLKVFMDACDFPQSFYGKKLH; this is encoded by the coding sequence ATGACTTTAATAATTTCAGCAACTAACAGGCTGAATAGTAATACGCTTAAAGTAGCAAAATATTACCAAAAAATTTTAAAAGCCAAAGGCACAGAAGCTTCTGTTTTATCTTTAACAGATTTACCAGAAAATTTAATCGTTTCTGATTTGTATGGTAAAAGAAGTGCTGATTTCCAGAACATACAACAATTAGTGTCTGCTGCTGATAAATTTCTATTTGTTATTCCAGAATATAATGGAAGTTTCCCTGGTGTTTTAAAAGTTTTTATGGATGCGTGTGATTTCCCTCAATCTTTTTATGGCAAAAAGCTGCATTAG
- a CDS encoding cobalamin-binding protein: MKRIISLLPAATEIICALGLEENLVGRSHECDFPVSIQHLPICSDAKFTSTGSSKEIDQQVKEILSDSLSIYKIDKALIQELKPDIIITQAQCDVCAVSLKDVEEALADFIGHQTQIISLEPKVLNDVFDDIRKIATATDTMLAAEALIEDLEERKDIIKHKLKFFNEKPKVACIEWLEPVMVSGNWIPELVEIAGGTSLLAQNSEHSPFVSWDEIAEANPDIMIIMPCGFSISRTMQELNVLLSQPQWSQLQAVKNNKIYIADGNHYFNRSGPRLVDSIEILAEIITPKYFNFGYEGNAWLKFDVA; encoded by the coding sequence ATGAAGAGAATTATTTCTTTATTACCTGCCGCAACCGAAATTATTTGTGCCTTAGGCTTAGAAGAAAACCTTGTTGGCCGCTCTCACGAGTGTGATTTCCCTGTAAGTATCCAGCATTTGCCCATTTGCTCTGATGCAAAATTCACTTCAACAGGTAGTAGTAAAGAAATAGACCAGCAGGTTAAAGAAATTTTATCAGATTCTTTATCTATTTATAAGATTGATAAAGCATTAATTCAAGAGTTAAAGCCAGATATCATCATCACCCAAGCACAGTGCGATGTTTGTGCCGTTTCTTTAAAAGATGTTGAAGAGGCTTTAGCCGATTTTATTGGTCATCAAACCCAAATTATTTCTTTAGAGCCTAAAGTTTTAAATGATGTTTTTGATGATATCAGAAAAATAGCTACAGCAACAGACACGATGCTTGCAGCCGAAGCTTTGATAGAAGATTTAGAAGAGCGAAAAGACATCATAAAACATAAACTAAAATTTTTTAACGAGAAACCTAAAGTAGCTTGTATAGAATGGCTAGAGCCTGTTATGGTTTCAGGAAATTGGATTCCTGAGTTGGTAGAAATTGCTGGAGGCACATCATTATTAGCGCAAAATAGCGAGCATTCTCCTTTTGTAAGTTGGGATGAAATTGCAGAAGCAAATCCTGATATCATGATCATCATGCCATGCGGATTTTCTATTTCCAGAACCATGCAAGAGCTAAATGTTTTATTAAGTCAGCCGCAATGGAGCCAATTACAAGCAGTTAAAAACAATAAAATCTACATTGCTGATGGTAACCACTATTTTAACAGAAGTGGTCCTAGGTTAGTAGATTCTATTGAGATTTTAGCTGAAATTATCACACCAAAATATTTCAATTTTGGTTATGAGGGTAATGCTTGGCTTAAGTTTGATGTAGCTTAA
- a CDS encoding TonB-dependent receptor has translation MKYLYLLIVVFISTKTFAQMPMGAGGGSSAIIGKISGTVIDSATNKPVDYATIALSRSQQTKSTNGSLADEKGSFKIEKIIPGRYRITISFIGYHTKVIDPVVTTNSKPDINLGTIKLSPNTKVLKEIVVEGQTSIVENKIDKLVYNAEKDVAIAGGNATDVLRKVPLLSVDYDGNVSLRGSSNIRVLINGKPSGTMAGNIADALKAIPADQIKNVEVITSPSAKYDAEGTSGIINIITKKNNLEGMSGSVNAGVGIRQNSGNLNLNLKKSRLTVTANGGGYYSWPQTSILDFNRVNNNGDFNLQNGRSTTERLATNGSIGADYDFNKYNSVSSTLKLNWFEFGVDGFNNNRNSFGGVQQAFTRVTNNKNRVTGYDWNNDYTHKFKKEGQEISLAWQLTQSNLVNDYDSYFSTLARQEIGTSDAINKESTFQLDYTHPFKK, from the coding sequence ATGAAATATTTATACTTATTAATAGTTGTTTTTATATCAACTAAAACATTTGCTCAAATGCCTATGGGAGCAGGCGGCGGTTCAAGTGCTATTATCGGAAAAATATCGGGTACGGTAATAGATTCTGCAACAAACAAACCGGTAGATTATGCAACCATTGCATTGTCAAGAAGTCAGCAAACAAAATCTACAAACGGCTCTTTGGCCGATGAAAAAGGTTCTTTCAAAATCGAGAAAATTATACCCGGTAGATACCGAATAACCATTTCTTTTATTGGATATCATACAAAAGTTATAGACCCAGTAGTAACTACCAATAGTAAGCCAGATATTAATTTAGGCACTATTAAATTGTCTCCTAATACTAAAGTTCTTAAAGAAATTGTGGTAGAAGGGCAAACCTCTATCGTAGAAAATAAAATTGATAAGCTGGTTTATAATGCAGAGAAAGACGTAGCTATTGCTGGCGGTAATGCTACAGATGTTTTACGTAAAGTGCCTCTTTTATCTGTTGATTATGATGGTAACGTATCTTTAAGAGGAAGCTCAAACATCAGGGTTTTAATTAATGGTAAACCATCGGGTACTATGGCAGGTAATATTGCTGATGCTTTAAAAGCGATTCCTGCAGATCAAATTAAAAACGTAGAAGTCATTACATCACCATCGGCTAAATACGATGCTGAGGGTACTTCTGGTATCATCAATATCATCACCAAAAAAAATAACTTGGAAGGGATGAGCGGTTCTGTTAATGCAGGTGTAGGTATCCGTCAAAACAGTGGAAACTTAAATTTAAATCTTAAAAAGAGTAGGTTAACGGTTACTGCAAATGGTGGTGGTTACTATTCTTGGCCACAAACTTCTATTCTAGATTTTAATAGAGTAAACAACAACGGAGATTTTAATTTACAAAATGGTAGAAGTACAACAGAGCGTTTAGCTACCAATGGTTCTATTGGTGCCGATTATGATTTTAATAAATACAACTCTGTTAGCTCTACCCTTAAACTAAACTGGTTTGAGTTTGGTGTAGATGGTTTTAACAACAATAGAAATTCTTTTGGAGGAGTACAACAAGCCTTTACCAGGGTAACTAACAACAAAAATAGGGTAACGGGTTACGATTGGAATAATGATTATACCCACAAATTCAAAAAAGAAGGACAAGAAATTTCATTAGCATGGCAGCTAACCCAGAGTAATTTGGTTAATGATTATGATTCTTATTTTTCTACCCTAGCTCGTCAAGAAATTGGTACTAGTGATGCTATCAACAAAGAATCTACCTTTCAGTTAGATTATACCCATCCTTTCAAAAAGTAG